Proteins from a genomic interval of Alkalispirochaeta americana:
- a CDS encoding sodium ion-translocating decarboxylase subunit beta — protein sequence MDFSQSVYSLWQATGLVAFTGGQLAMIAVSLVLIYLAVAKNFEPLLLLPIGFGGILANVPVAAIAGPEGFLGMISMVGLDTGIFPLLIFMGVGAMTDFGPLIANPRTALLGAAAQFGIFATVLGAVALSVYAGFDFSLQDAASIGIIGGADGPTAIFLSSQLSPDLVGAIAVAAYSYMALVPIIQPPIMRAFTTPEQRKIVMKQLREVSKVEKIIFPLLTLALCILLLPTATPLIGALMFGNLVKESGVADRLSKTLQGPFIDTVTILLGLVVGSKLEAAMFLRIETLGIVILGLVAFAIGTMTGVLLAQLMNKVSRVPVNPLIGAAGVSAVPMAARVVNKVGLESNPRNFLMMHAMGPNVAGVIGSAVAAGILLAVFV from the coding sequence ATGGATTTTTCACAGTCTGTTTACAGCCTCTGGCAGGCCACCGGTCTGGTGGCCTTCACAGGAGGCCAGCTTGCAATGATCGCCGTCAGCCTGGTTCTGATCTACCTGGCCGTGGCAAAGAACTTCGAGCCTCTGCTCCTGCTTCCCATCGGCTTCGGGGGCATCCTGGCCAACGTGCCCGTGGCGGCGATCGCCGGCCCCGAGGGATTCCTGGGAATGATCAGCATGGTGGGCCTCGATACGGGTATCTTCCCCCTCCTTATCTTTATGGGTGTGGGGGCCATGACCGATTTTGGACCGCTCATTGCAAACCCCCGCACGGCCCTTCTGGGCGCGGCGGCCCAGTTTGGCATTTTTGCTACCGTTCTGGGAGCTGTTGCGTTGAGTGTCTACGCCGGGTTTGATTTCTCTCTCCAGGATGCAGCCTCGATCGGGATCATCGGCGGTGCCGACGGACCCACGGCGATCTTCCTCTCCTCCCAGCTTTCGCCTGATCTGGTAGGGGCCATCGCAGTGGCGGCCTACAGCTATATGGCGCTGGTGCCGATCATCCAGCCACCCATTATGCGGGCCTTCACCACCCCGGAGCAACGCAAGATCGTGATGAAACAGCTCCGGGAGGTTTCCAAGGTGGAGAAAATTATTTTTCCCCTCCTCACTCTAGCTCTGTGTATCCTCCTGCTGCCCACGGCGACGCCCCTGATTGGTGCGCTCATGTTCGGCAACCTGGTGAAAGAATCGGGCGTGGCCGACCGGCTCTCCAAGACCCTCCAGGGGCCGTTCATAGACACCGTGACCATTCTTCTGGGGCTGGTGGTAGGGTCCAAGCTTGAAGCGGCCATGTTCCTGCGGATCGAGACCCTGGGAATCGTGATCCTGGGACTGGTGGCTTTCGCGATTGGCACCATGACCGGGGTACTTCTGGCGCAGCTCATGAACAAGGTCTCGCGGGTTCCCGTGAACCCCTTGATTGGCGCTGCGGGCGTTTCGGCGGTGCCCATGGCTGCCCGGGTGGTGAACAAGGTGGGGCTGGAATCAAACCCCAGGAACTTCCTGATGATGCACGCCATGGGTCCCAACGTGGCCGGGGTTATCGGATCTGCCGTTGCGGCGGGAATCCTCCTGGCTGTGTTTGTCTGA
- a CDS encoding biotin/lipoyl-containing protein → MKKIDVMITAFRDGFQSVYGARVLTKDFIPALEAASRAGLRHFEVGGGARFQSLYFYCNEDAFEMMDACREAAGPDANLQTLARGINVVGLESQPSDMIKLHAELFKKHGITTIRNFDALNDVDNLDYSGRCIEEAGLQHEIAITLMGLPPGLSGAHTAEFYDKTLQQILKAGIPFHSLVFKDASGTATPKVVYETIKLAKKRLPQDVPTRFHTHDTAGTATLTYKAALEAGVDGIDLSMAPVSGGTAQPDVMVMWHALRGTDFDLDIDIDKVLEAEEVFKDCMKEYFMPPEALAVEPLIPFSPMPGGALTANTQMMRDHNVLDRFPDVIDAMREVVARGGFATSVTPVSQFYFQQAFNNVMFGPWAKIAEGYGHMVLGYYGKTPTTPDPEIVGIARDQLQMEPTTESPRILNDRDPKKGRAPAEAALKEAGLEITDENVFIAATCKDRGIAFLKGEGKLQVRKNEAPAAVAAPEGSPGGGDGTYTVTLEGERYTVKVQGGTATVNGTSYPFKVEQESSSGSGTSSGGGAAATTGEAVAVTAPMPGVVLKALVRAGDSVSAGQPVMLMESMKMEMNVEAEVAGVVGSIEVSDGDHVVADQKLLTINPAAS, encoded by the coding sequence ATGAAGAAAATCGATGTAATGATTACCGCCTTCCGGGACGGATTCCAGTCGGTCTACGGGGCCCGGGTTCTGACGAAAGACTTTATTCCCGCCCTGGAGGCTGCCTCTCGAGCCGGCCTTCGACACTTCGAGGTGGGTGGAGGCGCCCGCTTTCAGTCGCTCTACTTTTACTGCAACGAGGATGCCTTCGAGATGATGGATGCCTGCCGCGAGGCGGCGGGGCCCGATGCCAACCTCCAGACCCTGGCCCGGGGAATCAACGTGGTGGGGCTGGAAAGCCAGCCCAGCGATATGATCAAGCTCCATGCCGAGCTGTTCAAGAAGCACGGGATCACCACGATCCGCAACTTTGACGCCCTGAACGATGTGGATAACCTGGACTACAGCGGCCGCTGTATCGAGGAGGCCGGGCTTCAGCACGAGATCGCCATTACCCTCATGGGGCTTCCCCCGGGGCTCTCGGGCGCTCACACGGCAGAGTTCTACGACAAGACGCTCCAGCAGATTCTGAAGGCCGGGATTCCCTTCCATTCCCTGGTTTTCAAGGATGCTTCCGGGACGGCCACACCCAAGGTGGTCTACGAGACAATCAAGCTGGCCAAAAAGCGCCTGCCCCAAGATGTTCCAACCCGGTTTCATACCCACGATACGGCGGGAACGGCGACCCTCACCTACAAGGCGGCCCTGGAGGCGGGTGTGGACGGGATCGATCTTTCCATGGCTCCTGTGTCGGGAGGGACGGCCCAGCCCGATGTCATGGTGATGTGGCACGCCCTGCGGGGTACCGACTTTGACCTGGATATTGATATAGACAAGGTTCTGGAGGCGGAAGAGGTCTTCAAGGACTGCATGAAGGAGTACTTCATGCCCCCCGAGGCGCTGGCCGTGGAGCCCCTGATCCCCTTCTCGCCCATGCCCGGTGGTGCCCTCACGGCGAATACCCAGATGATGCGCGACCACAACGTGCTGGATCGCTTTCCTGATGTGATCGATGCCATGCGCGAGGTTGTTGCCCGGGGTGGTTTTGCCACGTCGGTTACTCCTGTTTCCCAGTTCTACTTTCAGCAGGCCTTTAACAACGTCATGTTTGGTCCCTGGGCAAAGATCGCCGAGGGCTACGGCCACATGGTTCTGGGCTACTACGGCAAGACCCCCACAACGCCGGATCCGGAAATCGTCGGGATCGCCCGGGATCAGCTTCAGATGGAGCCCACCACCGAGAGCCCCCGCATTCTCAACGACCGGGACCCCAAAAAGGGGCGCGCCCCGGCTGAGGCTGCCCTGAAAGAGGCGGGTCTCGAGATTACCGACGAAAACGTCTTTATTGCCGCCACCTGCAAGGACCGGGGAATCGCCTTCCTCAAAGGCGAGGGCAAGCTTCAGGTTCGCAAGAACGAGGCCCCTGCCGCAGTGGCAGCCCCCGAGGGCTCCCCGGGAGGCGGTGACGGCACCTACACGGTCACCCTCGAGGGCGAGCGCTATACCGTAAAGGTTCAGGGTGGAACGGCCACGGTGAATGGCACGAGTTATCCCTTCAAGGTGGAGCAGGAGTCGTCCTCCGGAAGCGGCACATCCTCCGGCGGCGGCGCTGCGGCAACCACGGGCGAGGCTGTGGCGGTTACCGCTCCCATGCCGGGGGTCGTTCTGAAGGCTCTGGTCCGGGCAGGAGACTCCGTCTCGGCGGGTCAGCCCGTGATGCTCATGGAGAGCATGAAGATGGAGATGAACGTCGAGGCCGAGGTAGCTGGTGTGGTAGGTTCCATCGAGGTTTCCGACGGCGACCACGTGGTGGCAGATCAGAAATTGCTCACCATTAACCCCGCCGCATCCTGA
- a CDS encoding GGDEF domain-containing protein, with protein MEQDEVLSVYGALHDTGALKQLEEYRNKADRLQQLVNQSVELFTKRTEEDLVSYVVSSLLQAFVPRHVAVFLDPLEYNAPVKTLYYRNLKPEDPPVTLTSIEWLGPVLDASQEAVAFEAVLASAPREAEQLRPLDPELIVPLLGLNGLYGVVVIGTRILDEAYTEEELKYINQFFVFASIGLQNILHYVSAVTDYKTRLYNHSFFNQRLMEEIHKVRRYGARFALLEIDIDHFKRLNDTYGHLAGDEVLYQFSRILESSVRTEDVVSRYGGEEFLALLVECPPRDTQAVAERIRRSAEERVFSFRGEEIRMTVSVGVTYCCCAIMEEPADVIARADFALYEAKERGRNQVQTCRPGLLGIARRRRLTREAAAGCQGA; from the coding sequence ATGGAACAGGACGAGGTTCTATCGGTATACGGAGCGCTTCACGACACGGGAGCGCTGAAGCAGCTTGAGGAGTACCGTAACAAAGCAGACCGGCTCCAGCAGCTGGTAAACCAGTCGGTGGAACTCTTCACCAAGCGCACCGAGGAGGACCTGGTCTCCTACGTAGTATCGTCCCTGCTTCAGGCCTTTGTTCCTCGTCATGTGGCGGTGTTTCTGGATCCCCTGGAATACAACGCCCCCGTAAAGACCCTCTATTACCGAAACCTGAAACCGGAAGATCCCCCGGTGACGCTGACCTCAATAGAATGGCTGGGGCCGGTCCTGGACGCATCCCAGGAGGCAGTCGCTTTCGAAGCGGTGCTGGCCTCGGCACCTCGTGAGGCGGAGCAGCTTCGTCCCCTGGACCCGGAGCTGATCGTTCCCCTGCTGGGGCTCAACGGTCTCTACGGGGTAGTGGTTATCGGGACGCGTATTCTGGACGAAGCCTACACAGAGGAAGAGCTGAAATACATCAACCAGTTCTTTGTCTTTGCCTCCATCGGCCTCCAGAACATTCTTCACTACGTCAGCGCCGTAACAGACTACAAGACCCGTCTTTACAACCATTCCTTCTTCAACCAGCGTCTGATGGAAGAAATCCACAAGGTCCGGCGCTACGGAGCGCGCTTTGCCCTTCTGGAGATTGATATCGACCATTTCAAGCGGCTGAACGACACCTACGGCCATCTGGCGGGCGACGAGGTGCTCTATCAGTTTTCCCGGATTCTGGAATCCTCGGTGCGGACCGAGGACGTGGTCTCCCGGTACGGAGGGGAAGAGTTCCTGGCTCTCCTGGTGGAATGCCCGCCCCGGGATACCCAGGCCGTGGCTGAACGGATACGCCGTTCGGCAGAGGAGCGGGTTTTCTCCTTCCGGGGCGAGGAAATCCGCATGACCGTGAGTGTGGGTGTAACCTATTGCTGCTGTGCGATCATGGAGGAACCGGCCGATGTGATCGCCCGGGCTGACTTTGCTCTGTATGAGGCGAAGGAGCGGGGCCGGAACCAGGTGCAGACCTGTCGCCCCGGCCTTCTGGGGATTGCCCGCCGCCGGCGCCTGACCCGGGAGGCCGCAGCCGGTTGCCAGGGGGCCTGA
- a CDS encoding glycyl radical protein yields the protein MEAAIRESGKTHRIATLRERVLQARPEICLERARCYTRVYQDFSREPVMIRRALALKKTLSDMTIFIEGDTLLAGNHSSQLRAAPIFPEYAVEWIEQEIDQFDQRPGDRFYLASEADQAREKREELLEICRFWRGKTTLDRGRALMAPHLREIHEAGIIRAEGNLTSGDAHIAVNNEKILAIGLGGYLERVTSRRRDCDLATREGLARDQFFRALELSLEAFRGFILRYADLAAELLQDGTITPRRREDLQRIRETCQFIAVNPPRTFYEAVHLTWFVQLVLQIESNGHSLSLGRMDQYLYPFYKADREAGRIQEDEARELLENLWVKLLSVNKIRSWSHTRYSAGSPLYQNVTIGGQNPDGTDAVNDLSYLILRSVAATRLTQPNLSVRFHRAMSQDFLQECLRVVSLGFGMPAFNNDEVVIPSFIDLGVSREDAYNYSAIGCIEVAVPGTWGYRCTGKHFINFARVFLAALRDGLDTMSGTRFFPGRGRLEDFTSFDQVMEAWKHQISHYARAGVAIDTAIDTVLEEDAPDLLCSAFVDDCIGRGKTIHQGGSIYDFVSGLQVGIANLGNSLAAIRKLVFQDKTISAEDLMEHLGSNFAGVQGEAVRRHLLMGAPKFGNDEDEVDLLLARAYGMYLDELEQYRTIRDGRGPIGCRYYGGTSSISANVPSGAVVPATPDGRLAFTPLAEGASPSAGTDLKGPTAVFQSIAKLPTEKILGGVLLNQKVPPLLFEDPSARLKLEHLLRTFFGELKGWHVQYNVVDRATLLAAQENPEAHRDLIVRVAGYSAFFTTLSREAQEDIIARTEQAL from the coding sequence ATGGAAGCGGCGATACGAGAGAGCGGGAAAACCCACCGGATAGCGACCCTGCGGGAGCGGGTGCTCCAGGCACGGCCTGAAATCTGCCTGGAACGGGCCCGGTGCTACACCCGGGTGTATCAGGATTTTTCCCGGGAACCGGTGATGATCCGCCGTGCCCTGGCCCTGAAAAAGACCCTCTCGGATATGACCATCTTCATAGAAGGGGACACCCTGCTGGCGGGCAACCATTCCTCGCAGCTCCGGGCGGCCCCGATCTTCCCGGAATACGCCGTGGAATGGATCGAGCAGGAGATCGACCAGTTTGACCAGCGGCCGGGAGACCGCTTTTATCTGGCCTCGGAGGCAGACCAGGCCAGGGAAAAGCGGGAGGAACTGCTGGAAATCTGCCGGTTCTGGCGGGGAAAAACCACCCTGGACCGGGGCCGGGCCCTCATGGCGCCCCATCTGCGAGAGATCCACGAAGCGGGAATCATCCGGGCCGAGGGAAACCTCACCTCCGGTGATGCCCACATCGCGGTGAATAACGAGAAGATCCTGGCTATCGGCCTGGGGGGATACCTGGAACGGGTTACTTCCCGCCGCCGGGACTGCGATCTTGCCACCCGGGAAGGCCTTGCCCGGGATCAGTTCTTTCGCGCCCTGGAACTATCCCTGGAGGCGTTCCGGGGGTTCATACTCCGCTACGCAGACCTGGCAGCGGAGTTGCTCCAGGATGGAACAATCACGCCCCGGCGTCGGGAGGACCTTCAGCGGATCCGCGAAACCTGTCAGTTTATAGCGGTGAACCCTCCCCGAACCTTCTACGAGGCGGTGCACCTCACCTGGTTCGTACAGCTGGTGCTTCAGATCGAGAGTAACGGTCATTCCCTCTCCCTGGGGCGCATGGACCAGTATCTCTATCCCTTCTATAAGGCCGACCGTGAAGCGGGACGCATCCAGGAGGACGAGGCCCGGGAGCTGCTGGAAAACCTCTGGGTCAAGCTGCTCTCGGTCAACAAGATCCGCTCCTGGTCGCACACGCGCTATTCCGCCGGAAGCCCTCTCTACCAGAACGTCACCATCGGCGGTCAGAACCCGGACGGAACAGACGCTGTGAACGATCTGAGCTATCTGATCCTGCGCTCCGTGGCAGCCACGCGCCTGACCCAGCCCAACCTCTCGGTCCGGTTTCATCGGGCCATGAGCCAGGATTTTCTCCAGGAGTGTCTCCGGGTGGTAAGCCTGGGTTTTGGAATGCCCGCCTTCAACAACGACGAGGTGGTAATCCCCTCCTTTATTGACCTGGGCGTCTCCCGGGAGGACGCGTACAACTATTCCGCCATCGGCTGCATCGAGGTGGCCGTTCCCGGCACGTGGGGATACCGGTGCACGGGAAAACACTTCATCAACTTTGCCCGGGTCTTTCTGGCGGCCCTGCGGGACGGCCTGGACACCATGTCGGGGACACGTTTCTTCCCCGGACGGGGCCGGCTCGAGGACTTTACCTCCTTCGACCAGGTCATGGAGGCCTGGAAGCACCAGATCAGCCACTACGCCCGGGCCGGTGTGGCCATCGATACGGCGATCGACACCGTTCTGGAGGAGGATGCCCCGGACCTGCTCTGCTCGGCCTTTGTAGACGACTGTATCGGCCGGGGAAAGACGATCCACCAGGGCGGCTCGATCTATGATTTTGTCTCGGGCCTCCAGGTGGGGATCGCCAACCTGGGCAACTCCCTGGCGGCGATCCGCAAACTGGTCTTTCAGGATAAAACCATCTCTGCCGAGGACCTCATGGAGCATCTGGGCAGCAACTTTGCCGGTGTCCAGGGCGAGGCCGTGCGGCGGCATCTGCTTATGGGTGCCCCCAAGTTCGGCAACGATGAAGACGAGGTGGACCTCCTGCTGGCTCGGGCCTACGGGATGTACCTGGACGAACTTGAACAGTACCGGACCATTCGGGACGGCCGGGGCCCCATCGGCTGCCGCTACTACGGAGGAACCTCCAGTATCTCGGCCAACGTTCCCTCGGGCGCGGTGGTTCCCGCCACACCCGACGGACGCCTGGCCTTCACGCCCCTTGCCGAAGGGGCATCTCCCTCGGCCGGGACAGACCTGAAGGGACCCACAGCGGTGTTTCAGTCCATAGCCAAGCTTCCCACGGAAAAAATCCTGGGAGGAGTTCTGCTGAACCAGAAAGTCCCGCCGTTGCTCTTTGAAGATCCCTCGGCGCGACTCAAGCTGGAACACCTGCTGAGAACCTTTTTTGGCGAGCTCAAGGGGTGGCATGTGCAGTATAACGTGGTGGATCGCGCCACGCTTCTGGCCGCCCAGGAAAACCCCGAAGCCCACCGGGATCTGATTGTCCGGGTCGCGGGCTATTCGGCCTTCTTCACAACCCTGTCCCGGGAAGCCCAGGAGGATATCATCGCCCGAACCGAGCAGGCCCTCTGA
- a CDS encoding OadG family protein, producing the protein MLMDGVQLMIIGMSVVFVFLILLVMLMTVMTSIVQRFSLRSSAAAAQERTAAVLAVVAARKNHS; encoded by the coding sequence ATGCTGATGGACGGTGTACAGCTCATGATTATTGGAATGAGCGTTGTCTTTGTGTTTCTTATCCTTTTGGTCATGCTCATGACCGTGATGACTTCAATCGTACAACGCTTCTCGCTTCGATCTTCTGCCGCCGCCGCACAGGAGCGGACCGCTGCCGTGCTGGCAGTTGTGGCAGCCCGCAAGAACCACTCATAA